One window of Cellulomonas shaoxiangyii genomic DNA carries:
- a CDS encoding carbohydrate kinase family protein: MSVAGQGRALVVGEALVDVVHRQDGTRDEIAGGSPANVAVGLARLGRRADLLTWLAPDAEGDLVRRHLEGSGVRVLVGDRTPVRTPVATARLDADGVATYDFDLEWDLPGAWDEDDDDALVVHTGSIGAVLEPGGSRVADLLEARRATSTVTYDPNLRPALMGDPGDVLPVVERLVRAADVVKVSDEDLAWLLPGVAPAEVAEDWSRNGPALVVVTHGGDGAFACTAAGARLQVAAPRVRVVDTVGAGDSFMAGLVDGLWSAGLLGADRRAALQDVAAATVEDVLARCARIAAITVSRRGANPPRSAELDNPAVLAAALADAATDPATDAATDAATDAPTGGAA; this comes from the coding sequence GTGAGCGTGGCGGGGCAGGGACGCGCGCTCGTCGTGGGCGAGGCGCTGGTCGACGTGGTGCACCGGCAGGACGGCACCCGGGACGAGATCGCGGGCGGCAGCCCCGCGAACGTCGCGGTGGGGCTCGCCCGGCTGGGCCGGCGCGCCGACCTCCTGACGTGGCTGGCGCCCGACGCCGAGGGCGACCTCGTCCGCCGGCACCTCGAGGGCTCGGGCGTGCGCGTGCTCGTCGGCGACCGCACCCCGGTGCGGACGCCGGTCGCCACGGCGCGGCTGGACGCGGACGGCGTCGCGACCTACGACTTCGACCTCGAGTGGGACCTGCCGGGCGCGTGGGACGAGGACGACGACGACGCGCTCGTCGTGCACACCGGCTCGATCGGCGCAGTCCTGGAGCCGGGCGGCAGTCGCGTCGCCGACCTGCTCGAGGCCCGCCGTGCCACGTCCACCGTCACCTACGACCCCAACCTGCGCCCGGCCCTCATGGGCGACCCCGGGGACGTGCTGCCGGTCGTGGAGCGCCTGGTGCGCGCCGCCGACGTGGTCAAGGTCAGCGACGAGGACCTCGCGTGGCTGCTGCCCGGCGTGGCGCCGGCGGAGGTCGCCGAGGACTGGAGCCGCAACGGGCCCGCGCTGGTCGTGGTCACCCACGGGGGCGACGGCGCCTTCGCGTGCACGGCCGCCGGCGCGCGCCTCCAGGTCGCCGCGCCGCGCGTGCGCGTCGTGGACACCGTCGGCGCCGGGGACTCGTTCATGGCGGGGCTCGTCGACGGCCTGTGGTCCGCGGGGCTGCTGGGCGCGGACCGCCGCGCGGCCCTGCAGGACGTCGCCGCGGCCACCGTCGAGGACGTCCTGGCGCGCTGCGCGCGCATCGCCGCCATCACCGTGTCCCGCCGCGGCGCGAACCCGCCGCGGTCCGCCGAGCTCGACAACCCGGCCGTGCTGGCGGCCGCGCTCGCCGACGCCGCTACCGACCCCGCTACCGACGCGGCCACCGACGCCGCCACCGACGCCCCGACCGGAGGAGCAGCATGA
- a CDS encoding carbonic anhydrase, with protein sequence MTTVPPLTPAEAWASLAAGNVRFVEDRMEHPSQGIDRRTEISAEQHPFAVVFGCSDSRVAAEIIFDQGLGDVFVVRTAGHVLDTTVIGSIEYGVEVLGAPLVVVLAHDRCGAVAAASDVLHGGQMPAGFVQAVVDRVIPSIIGLSQNGRPLDSFDAAELGHEHVLHTAKTLHGYSVSLADAVAEGRCAIVAVEYTLADGRARLADVIGDIGVQPDAAPVPA encoded by the coding sequence ATGACCACCGTCCCGCCCCTGACGCCCGCCGAGGCCTGGGCCTCGCTCGCCGCGGGCAACGTCCGCTTCGTCGAGGACCGGATGGAGCACCCGTCGCAGGGCATCGACCGCCGCACCGAGATCAGCGCCGAGCAGCACCCGTTCGCGGTGGTGTTCGGCTGCTCCGACAGCCGCGTGGCCGCCGAGATCATCTTCGACCAGGGGCTCGGCGACGTGTTCGTCGTGCGCACCGCGGGGCACGTGCTCGACACGACCGTCATCGGGTCCATCGAGTACGGCGTCGAGGTGCTCGGCGCCCCGCTCGTCGTGGTGCTGGCGCACGACCGCTGCGGCGCCGTCGCGGCCGCCTCGGACGTGCTGCACGGTGGGCAGATGCCCGCCGGGTTCGTGCAGGCGGTCGTGGACCGCGTCATCCCGTCGATCATCGGGCTGTCCCAGAACGGGCGCCCGCTCGACTCGTTCGACGCCGCCGAGCTCGGCCACGAGCACGTGCTGCACACCGCGAAGACGCTGCACGGGTACTCGGTGTCCCTCGCCGACGCGGTCGCCGAGGGCCGCTGTGCCATCGTCGCCGTGGAGTACACGCTCGCCGACGGCCGAGCGCGGCTCGCCGACGTCATCGGGGACATCGGCGTCCAGCCGGACGCCGCGCCCGTCCCCGCCTGA